ACTTGAAACAGTTCGTCCACAAGGACGGAGGTTTCAGAAGAAGTAAATCCCACCAGAAAAATAAGGGCCCCCACCGAGAAGACAAACGGGATACGaagtgccattgctaaggccccGAAGACCATGGCGAGGACAAAAGGCCCCCTCCCAAGATGGGTCCCCGGATTATGGCCTTAACATCGTAGGGGTCATCAACACAATCGCGGATGGTTCGACAGGAAGAGATAGCCAAAACTCCCAGAAGAGGACCTATCTCTAAGCCGACATGGAAGCTGCCCAGGCTTTCCGAAGTCATCACCTATGGCCCCAGCGACCCCATCCCTGCTGCCTCCAGCAACCACGAAACCCTTATGATCGAGGTCCTTACCAATAATTACATAGTCAAAAAGGTCTATATCGATCCCGACAGGTCGGTAGACGTCTTGTACTACCGAACCTTTATAAGTCTGAAGTTGACCCGAGAGCAACTTACCCCTATCAGGGCCCCTCTTGTAGGATTTCGGGGGACATGTGGTTCACCTTGAAGGGATGGCCTCCTTGATGGTGACTATTGGCCTCCATCCCCGCTGCTAGACTGTCCTTGTAAGATTTGCCATGGTCACAGCTGACTTCCAATATAACATGTTGATCGGCCGACCCATACTCAACGCCTTGACGGCCGTATACTCCGCCTACCACCTGAGTTTCAAGTTCCCCATACCCGCTGGAGTGGCCGAGGGGAGCAACGATGTCAGTGAGGCCAGAGAGTGCTATCTCGCCACCATACAGGCCGCAATCACCCTGCGACCTGAGTCAAAGGCCGAGGGGAAGAGACCGGATGTCCTCTCCATAGACTGTATCAACCACCAAGATGCCGAAAAACCTGGCAGGCTGGACGCCGTGGACGAGATGGAAGAAATAGTTCTCGACGAGGTGAGACCCGACCAAGTGATCCAAGTGGGGATGAACCTTCCCTCACCCCACAGAGAAAAAATGATTGGCCTGATAAAAGAGCACCAAGATGTTTTTGCTTGGACGGCAAATGAAGTGGTCGGAGTACCACCTGAGCTCATGATGCACCGACTTAACATCGACCTACGCGCCCGCCTAGTTAAGCAAAAATAGAGGCACTTTGACTCAGAACGCAGCAAAGCTATCTCCGGAGAGGTTGACAAGTTGTTGCCAGCCAAGATGATTCGGAAAGTCCAGTACCCCACCTGACTGTCTAACCCCATCATGGTAAAAAAGGACACCGATGGATGGAGAATGTGTGTGGATTTCACCGACCTTAATAAGGCTTGCCCCAAAGATTGCTACCCGCTGCCGAGAAGAGACGCTCTCGTCGACTCGGTTATGGGGCATGAGTTCCTCTGTTTCCTAGATGCCTTCAAGGGGTACCATCAAATAGGAATGAGTGAGGAAAATCAGAAGAAGACGGCGTTCTACACCGACCAAGATGTCTACTGTTACACCACAATGCCCTTCGAGCTAAAGAACGCCGCGTCGACCTATCAAAGGCTTGTCAACTGTCTTTTCAAGGACCAGATTGGTCGCAATGTGGAGGCCACGTGGATGACATCCTCCTAAAAAGCCAAACCTCCTCGACCTTCCTGCCAGACCTGAGGGAGGTATTTGGCATTCTCCGAGAATCCAAAATAATACTCAACCCAAAGAAATGTGTCTTCGGAGTCGCCTCGGAGAAATTCTTGGGGTACTTAGTTTCCCGCTGGGGAATCGAATCTAATCCCGATAAAGTCAAGACCATTCAGGACATGTCCCCACCTCGGAACTTCCGTGAAGTGCAGAGGTTAAACGAGCGTTTGGCCGCTCTAAACTGCTTCGTCTTAGTCTGCTAAGAAGGCTTTACCCTTCTTCAAGGTATTGAAGAAGGCTGACCAGTTCGCCTGAATCGAAGAGTGCCAACAGGCCTTTAACCAGATGAAAGAATATTTACACCACCTTCCTACTCTCGCTTCACCTCGGCCTAAGGAAAGGCTGTACCTGTACCTGTCTGCTGCAGACGAGACTATCAGTGTCGTCCTCATTCGAGATGAGGGCGCTCAAGTGCCCGTCTATTATGTCAGTCGCGTCCTACACGGGTTCGAGGCCCAGTACACCCGAGCGGAGAATCTTGTGTTAGGGCTAGTTCATGCCGCACGGtgattgaaaccctactttctcgcCCATCCTGTATCCGTGAGAACAGATCAACCGATCCGGCGGATATTCGTGCGCCCTGAGATTTTCGGGCACCTAACCAAGTAGGCTGTTGAATTGGGAGAGTATGATTTATCGTACGAACCATGCACTGCCATCAAAGCTCAAGcattgacaaattttcttacCGAGCTCACCTTCTCTAAGTGCTAAGATGCCATTTCCGCCACTTCTAACATGTCCGAGCCACAGTAATGGATGTTGTATGTGGACGGATCCTTTAACAGTGATGGCAGCGGAGCAGGACTGCTTCTAGAAGATCTCCACGGAGAGGTGTGCTCATACACCCTCCGCTTTGGCTTCCCGACCACCAATAATAAAACCGAATACGAGGCCTTGATTGCGGGATTTCGGCTAGCCCGTAAACTTGGTGCTTGACGGATCCATATCCGCAGTGATTCCCAACTTGTTGTGTGCCGAGTGCTTGGTGAATATGAAGCCAAGAAAGAGGCCATGCAATGGTATCTCTCCAAAGTTCACCAACTCACCCTGTATTTCGAGTcttttgaaattcaaagaaTACCCCAGTCACGGAACAGACGGGCCGATGCTTTATCCTAGTTAGATTCCACTTCATTTTTCGACCTCAGCAAGACAGTTCTAGTGGAAGTGCTGGACAAGCCAAGATACATGAAAGAGATGGCCTACCTTGTAGACTTGGAGGACACGTGGATGAGCCCATTCATCTTATTTTTAAGCTAGGAAATcctttctaaaaatcaaatcgAAGCGAGAAGGATCCAACATAAAACTGCTCGGTACGCACTCCGGGAAGGGAAATTATATAAACGATCCTATCTTGGCTCGTGGCTGAGATGCATTACACCCGAGGAAGGACATTGTATCCTCTAGGAAATCTAAGAAGGCCTGTGTGGAGCCCACGTCGGTCATAGGATGTTGGCTAAAAAGGTCCTATTTCTCGGGTATTTCTGACCTACTGTCTGACAAGATGCTCAAGACCTTATTTTTGGCTGCCCTTCCTGCCAAGTCCATGCCCCCGAACACTACCAGCCCACAAATCTCATGATTCCTATCATCTCACCCTGACCGTTCGAGCAGTGGGGGATAGACATTATCGGCCCTTTTCCCAAGGCTGTCGGAGGATATACTTTCCCTGTGACCGCGGTGGACTACTTCCCCAAATGGGTCGAGACCGAGCCTCTAAGGACCATCACGGGGTTAGCAGTCCAAAAATTCTTTTGAAAATGCATAATCTGCCGCTTCGGCATACCTCGGGGGATCGTTTCGGATAATGGGAAGCGAATCCTGACACCTAGTCCTCAGATTGCAGCATATGCGGCCGAGGTGAACGAAGAGAAAAGACAGCTGGATCTCGATCTCGTGGAGGAGAGGAGGGACGTCGCCTCAACCCGGGTAGTTTCATACAAGAACACTTTGGTCCGGCACTACAATACCCGTGTAAAATATCGTCAATTTCAACCGGGAGATTTGGTCCTCCGAAAAGACTTGGCCAGCTGAGTTAAACCGCAAGGTAAATTAGCTCCGAAGTGGGAGGGCCCCTACTGAGTTATGGAATCTAGTCTGAGTGGGTATTGTAAATTAGGCTACCGAGATGATTTTCTAGTGTCAAGGACTTGGCACGCTAAGAACCTTAAATTGTATTATTCTTGAGAATTTTAACGAGTTGTTGACTATTGAACCACTTggttattttttaatattttgatgcCGCTTGCTTGCTATTAAAAAATAAAGGGGACAAGCAGAAGAcgaagtaaaaaagaaaaagagagacgATATGAAGAAAACTCAACCCATTTCATTAAATGTCACAAAAAGTACAAGAACCAAGGTCAGGGATGCTACTAAGCACCTCCCACCTCGGTATTCTCATCGCTCCCCACTACTCTCTCAATCTCGGTTCCCTCGTGACCGGTCTCCTCGCCGTCTTCTTCTCTGTTGACATGGCTTTCTTCGGCAACCTCTTCCTCAAACTCCTAGTCAAACTCGGACAGCCATCGGTTGAACTCGTTTCGAACCTCGGCCAAGTTCTTTCCAGCCTAGATTCCTTCGGCCATCCGGTCACACAGTTTCTTGGAGTCTTCATTATAGTTGGCTTTGTTCTTGAAATGCTCCAAGTCTTCGGAGGAGAGGTGAGGAGCGACCTCGTCAATGGTAGAAGTGTAGCCGAACGTAAAATTTGGCAGGGTCAACTCCCCGAGATCCTTGTTGAAGGCCTCGGATCTCCTGAAAGCCTCCACAGCCGAGATCCTGGCACCCTCGAGTACCTATTGGTAGGATTTCTTCACCTATTTCGGTCTTTTCTGCTTCTCTTCAAGAGCCGATATAAGGCTGTTGATGGTGGCCTCGGCCTCCTCTCCCTTCACGTCGACCTGATGGAGTCGGTTTTGGAGCTCGATCTTCTCAGACTCAGACACCGCAAGCTTCTTCTCCCGACTTGGAGATTTTGTCTTGTAACTTACCGGAGTCTTGCTCCTTGAGCAAGTCGCTATACCGACATGCCATCTTGGCAACGAAAGCTGTAGAAGAGGCTGTTGCCACTATAAGGCTCTGGATCACCTCGGGAGGTGTCAGATTTTCGATAAACTCCGTATCCCTCGGCAAGTTGGAAAACATAACCAACTCTTGCGTCGCACGAGGATAGGTACACCTGTCATTGATTGAGAGCTACCAGTTCGGATACCAGTGCTCGCCCGAGTGCATCTTGTCTTCTCCGGGAAACCGAGATGAGCTATGGAAACGATTTCACAACGAAAACCTCGTGACCGGCATGACCGAGGACTTCAGTTGCTTGCCTCAGCCATGAGGAGGAAGCGCGACTGTAACCCCTTGAATGGCCACTCCTTTTGGCACAGACGAGGTGGACTCGGTAGCTGTCGCAGCTGAACTGCTCTTGGTTGCCGCAGCTGAGCTACTCTTGGCCATTGTAGTTTTGACTCCAGGCATTTGTGTTTTCTTCTTCGACGGTTGTGCCGATGTCTCTCCCGAGCTCTTCCTTTTCGGTCTCTTGGCCACCTTGTCGAGTCGGAGGTTATGATGTCGGATACTTTAACCACTGCACAAGAAACAAACATTATTATCTATACTAGCCGAAGTAAGAAGAAagctaagaaagaaaaattacaaGGCTTTTGGAGTTTAGTAAATAGAAAGCTGTCTTCTCAGGGTCGATGGCAGCTCGGTTGATTCCCTCATCAACCAGCACTACCTCGGGGTAGTCCCAGCTATAGATTCTGATGTCCGACCCCATTATCTTCTGAAAGCTTTTCTCATCCAAGTCCCCTGGGGAAGGGTCATTTTTCGCATTCACGAGCCTCTACTAGAAGTCCCTTGAGAAGTCCCCGGCCGAGACGAACATGAAGTTACGCTTCCAGCTCTTTATCGAAGCGGGGGCACCGACAACAAGTTTTGAGATGGTGTTGTTTCGATTGGAAAAATAGAACCACCCCTTTTCGCTTCCGTGCCTCTTGATGGTATAGCATCGGCGGAAGAGATTGACAGTGGAGGTCACCTTTAGTTCTCGGCAAAGCATTTCAAACCCTACCAATATTCAGATCGCGTTTGGGACGAGCTGAGTTATCTGACCTGCGAAATACCAAATTACGTCTCGAAAAAATCTCGTGGTAGGCATCCTGAGCCCGGCTTCTAGCTGCTCCGCGTAGATGGCAACGGAGCCCATTAAGGGCCTCTCGGCTGTGTGGTTCGGCCCAAAAGTCCCAATGCTGTACGCCTCTCTGAAGGGGTACTTCTACACTATCCTATTGGCCGTCGCTGTGCCGATTCGACTTCGGTACGATGGAAGATGGTCGAAGTTAGTGGCAGAGAAATCCCTAGGAGTGACTGGCTCCGCCACTCCCTCATCACGGGGGACTTCGATTCCGAGTTCGTCGTTTTAAATGACCTCTGAGCTCCCCTCGGGAGACTCCCCTACTTGGGAGTTCTCGGCGGATTCTTCCCCTGAGCTAGACGTTTCTCCATCAGAACTGGACGACGTCGTCCCCTCTGATGGGTTGGGCCCCTCCCTAGCTTTATAGCTCGGTTTCACGATTTCTTTATGGGTTTTATCCGTTCTAACCATGTATGAAAGGCgagatgaaaagaaaagtaCTTATTGTTGGCCTGGGAATTGGACAAAATGAAGATCTCGGCTACCTCTCTCGCGATCTCGGCTGAAAAATAGATCTCGGCAAAGCTCTCAAATTTGCAAAAGTCCGGatatgaagatgaaaaatgatgaaTAGTACGGTGAGAAGGACCCTCTATTTATAGGGGTTAAAAAGAATACGAAGAGGTGACAAGAAGACGAGAAGGCGGCAACattgaaattcaaaaggacGTGTCTCCTTCTCTCCTCATTAATATTCCGTCCTTTCAACTGTCACGTTCTCTGCATGTAGCCTCCCACTATACCATGTCCTCTCTTGCCCACATGTCACGTCCCCTAATCTTTCGGTACAAGTTGAAATCTCAGGAGTTGAACGGTCTTGGCACCCTGGAGCCTCGGAACCTCTCAGACCTGTGCGCTCCCGAGGCTTGGAGGGCTTATTGAGGATGGTCACCTCGGTACTCGTCTAACCCGAGGTGGCCACCTCGCTCATCACGAACTCCACTTCCTGGTCTCGGCCCGATCTCAGGCTCTGCCACAGATGACTTCCTATGTACTTTGGTCATCCCATCTCGGCTGCACGCGGATGATGTCATTCTACCTGACACCATACTGAAAGCCAGTGCTTTATTTGAAGAGCTACTAATGCTCTTAACGGCGGCCGCACAGTGCTGCCTATCAGGAGGCCCAGACTACTACAGTGTCAAAGATAGACCTCCAGGCGCGGAACAGAGTCGTAATACTcagaacgtgggacccgctagcaTGAGCCCCTCATCTTGTCCTGTCCGCTCCCACTCTATAAATATATCCTGTTCACTCTCGACAAGTAATCATACTATTGCACTCGTACTATTTAttactttcctttctttttctatactgacttgatcgtcggagtgattCCGGGGGACGAACCCCTGCCTCTCACTCCAGAATAGTAATCCCATCTCTAAATTTCACGTAGCCAAAAGAGGGAGCTGAATTAGGTCAGCTCGACTACTTAACCAGAAATCGCCTTTTCAGCCACCAAGGGCTTTATTCACCGACAACATTAGTACAAAAAATAGGGTGGATGCCAGTGAATATCCTTCGCAAACCATATGCTGCACTTTCGTTTCTGATGGGAAAGTAACATTAATAAGTGCTAAAGATCAAGAACAATTAATAGAAAGCATATTCAACTAAATTCATTTGATCAACCATTGAGCTTTGGCTCAGGCCATAAAAAAGGAACTAAGTCCCTCTTTGCGTTGTAGGTCGAAGATTTGAACCTCACCTACAgcgaaaaaaaatctaaaatagaCTCTCTTTGATTTAACCATTAAGTTTTGTCAGAACATCTCTTTGATTTAATCAGATTTGTACATCTGCTAGCCTCTTACACAATCTCTTTAAACTCTTTTTTTGTAGAATAAGATAGATTATGTTTACAAATGATTTGAAGATGGGAGGCCTATGGATCATGGTAGCTTCTTCAAAATTAAAGGCCATCCCTATTTGCTTAGGCTTCATCCCTCTCAAGCTTGCAAATGGTATCCCAAACGGCATGACATCTCCAAAATGGGCTGCAGGGACCACTGCATCTAAACCATTCTCCAAATCTAGCTCAAGAAACTGTCTCTTGAGTTTTGACACTCTATTGCCTTTCTCTCTTCCTCACCAATCCCATTTGTGAAATGTGTTgcaataaaaatattttgaccatCAAAGTCGCCAAATCAGGATTGTTTTGTTGAATGCTATAATGTCAGCTAACGACCGCATACGAGATTCAGTTAGGACTTGCAAATTAGAAGTAAGAACCATTGTTTGGAAAACCGGACAGGACCGGCTGGTTCGATTGGTCGGACTGCGAAGCGGTCATAGCTCTTGTCCGACTCATACCTCTGGTTGATCGAACTTAAAAACAGGTGAGAACCGTTTGAACCAGATTGAACCGTTGAACCGgcgatttttttatttttgtctattaaattgaaaaaaaatataaaaagactAGGTTTTCctaaaccctaaaaatgaattattaAATGCCACAGCCACTCACTTTTTTCTCTTATCAAATTTGCatctttattttctattttcttaactttctccaaactccaaacattttttttaagttgtaATCTCTAACTTCAAAAAAtgtgaattaaaaattttaattcacaATGTCTAATTCCCATGGACacgaattttgtataattttagaaTATTGTGGTATTTTTGGAGTAGGTTTAAGATTATTTTTTGGTAGATACAATTGAGACTGAGATGCAATTTATTTGTTGCAACttgtaatttaaaatttttatttgtgaaaattcgagtttctttgaaaatattaaacttttcatcatataaagtctTAAATTAGTCTATTACATGTCTTgttttgtacatatatatttatataaattattttaaaaaaattcattgaactaGGGTTGAACCGGTTCGACCGATTGAATCTTGACCAAAACACCTCGTTAGTCCAATTAACggtccgagtttcaaaacattgaTTAGAACTGGTTTCAGTCGGCATTGCCACTCTGTTACCACTtcgaaatacatcaatattGGATGCCTCCCAAATGATGAATGACAGTTGTACCTTGTTGGCAGTGacggagccaggatttttttttctaggggggccaaaattttcttaatatgctatgttcaaaataatttccatccatttaaatatatgacatctaaaaacatccattaactttaattataaaggcatataaaaaataaataaaatttttggagaaaaaattaatttaatggtggctaattcatatatatacacacacatatataaactcttataatataaattaaaattgtaaaaattagGGAGGATCAACTTTGTTTTACTCactataaatgaaaattttcaaaacatagTGAGGCCATGGCCACCATCAGCCCCCTTGGCTCGGTCACTGCTTGCTGGGATCAAAATTTTCagggagaagaagaaacatAGTAGCTAAGTAAAAGCATTGGCCTAGAACTAGCAATACATCTGAGTTGAGCCTCACCTTTCTACCTTAATGTGCGCAAATGACACTCAAGAATTGGAACCACATTGGACCTACTCGAATGGATGACAAAGGGATTTCTTACCACATCTAATTTCTTCCCTTTGAGCCTTTTTttgttgagaaattttttaTATGGCCAGCAACAGGAATGAATTTGGAAGCTGCTTTTGTTGCTTCACGGTCTTTTCGATCAAAGCTCACGATTGACAGCTAGACTGCTAGTAATAAGCATCAGCCTCTAAGCAATAAGTGTCGGATGCAAGAAACTTGCAAGCAAACATTTGCTGCAGCATTTAATGTGTATTTTCTCCAAATGCACAATCTAAACATCAAGAATGTTGTAAGTTTGTGGTTATTCAGAAGCTAGTTAGCATAACCTGTCATCATCTTGtctttcaacaaaaaaaaagaggcgcacacacacacacacaaaacatAATCTCAAGATAACATTTGACAACTACTATTTAGTAACTTGTTACTTTTGAACAGTTCCAAATGGTAGAATCTGATACCGCGTAAATAACAAAAGAGGCAGAAATGAATCTGGCATGGCCAGTTACCAGTTAGTCCAAAATAGTGGGCTTAAAGCCTGCAATAGAGTTGGaatcatggttcaaagtcggGTCGCGGCCCAGACCGTTTCACATCGGTCTCGACATATTGGTCATAGTTTCGACGAgatacaaatttttaaaatatttaatattctaaaaattgtaaaaaatatgataaacaaaaataatttaaaaataacaaaaaaaaaatttgagttgACTCGGATTAACTCGGGATGACTCGGGACGACTCGGCCGTTTTTATCTGTCTCGAAGATGTCTCCGATGAGTTCTCGGCGATTCATTATCTCGGAGTTATCTTGTCTCGGTGTTGGATCGGGAAGCTTCGTTCcagtgacgactcggccgagtcgtctcggTCTCAACCGAGTCGTCTCGGGAACCATGGTTGGAATCAGCAGGACAGAGGATAGTTCCATCTGTTTCATTGCTCCGTGAAACCGCCACCATATGTGCCGCTACCGATATTGCAGATTCACAGCTGTATCCACAAGGATATCCCCCTTGGTCGTAAGGAACTTGGACATCCAACGGCACCAACAATTTGATTTCCAAGTAAAACTTTCTAAGTTTTTTCTGTACTTCACTGTTCATGACTTAAAGTAACAATCATGTATGCAAGATATTAAACCCACGATCACAATAGGGAGGCTTCAATTGGCATTGAGGCGCGCACAAACAATGGGTGAAAAAGTTAACAGAGGATAGCGAGGCAGTGTTAGAGAGCCTGAATCAAAACCAAGAGGTGGGGTCTAATGAGGAGGCAGAAGGCACTTTAGTAATTAATCAggagagccaatatgtggaaAGAGTGGGGGTAGAGGTAGTCCAGCAAGCAAAAAGGACTTTTAGAAGGTTGAAATCCCCAAACAGAACCAGGAAACCTTTGACAGAGTTAAATGGTAGAGGTGATAAACATACGAAGGCTGGAAAGAGGAAGTGCCTGGTTAGAGATGAAGAAATGGATGAAGCTACCTAAGAGTTAGTGCTTTGGAAAAAATCTAAGCCTCTGGAGGAGCTGTATTCTACTGAACTGAGAGGAGAGGAGGAGGGGCCCTTCCTTAAAGGG
This portion of the Coffea arabica cultivar ET-39 chromosome 2e, Coffea Arabica ET-39 HiFi, whole genome shotgun sequence genome encodes:
- the LOC113728989 gene encoding uncharacterized protein; its protein translation is MVRQEEIAKTPRRGPISKPTWKLPRLSEVITYGPSDPIPAASSNHETLMIEVLTNNYIVKKTVLVRFAMVTADFQYNMLIGRPILNALTAVYSAYHLSFKFPIPAGVAEGSNDVSEARECYLATIQAAITLRPESKAEGKRPDVLSIDCINHQDAEKPGRLDAVDEMEEIVLDEDTDGWRMCVDFTDLNKACPKDCYPLPRRDALVDSVMGHEFLCFLDAFKGYHQIGMSEENQKKTAFYTDQDVYCYTTMPFELKNAASTYQRLVNCLFKDQIGRNVEATWMTSS